The genomic window GGCGATTTTAAAATTTTCGATAGGGTTTGTTCAATAACTTCCTGAACGCTTTTTACCCCAGGCTGTTTTTGCCATCCACTAAAGTACTGGCCTTGATAGGCAATGTGAAAGAAATACCTCATTTTTCTGCTGCAATTTTACGGAAATTTTAGCAGCAGGAATATTAAATCATACTTTTGTGTGGTAAATTTTAATCATGGATTTAATTAACTGTCCTTGCGGAAGCGGAGTTGCCTTTAGCCATTGTTGCCAGCCTTATCATTTAAAAGTGAAAGCGGTACCAACTGCAGAGGCCTTAATGCGTTCCAGATATTCGGCCTTTGTAGTAGCTGATGCTGCTTATCTTTACGATACCACGCATAGCAGTAAAAGAAAAGGGCACTCGAAAAGTGCTTATCTAAGCAGTGCGAAAAACACCAAATGGCTAAAACTCGAAATTGTTTTTTCTGATTTTGATGTCGTCGAGTTTAAGGCTTATTACCTCAATAAGAAATTTCAGACTGAAGTATTGCATGAAAAATCTAATTTCAGGTTAGAAGATGGGCAATGGTATTATGTTGATGGAGAATTTATGAATAAGAACGAAATCGCAAAATTCATACAAAATTTGCGATTCCATTCGCAAAATTAATATGAATTTTGCGATTTTACTCCTTTTGGCTATATTTTCTTCGCTTCGTTCCAATATACATCCATCTCTGCAAGGGTCATATCGGCCAAGGCTTTTCCGTTTTCTTTTGCTTTGGTTTCGAGGTATTGAAAACGTTTGATGAATTTTTTATTGGTTTTTTCCAATGCATTTTCAGGATTGATGTTAATGAAACGTGCATAATTGATTAAAGAAAAAAGTACATCGCCAAATTCTGATTCTGCTTTTTCGATATCAATGGCCGTATTATCGGCAACGTTGAATTCAGTTTTAAACTCCTGTAGTTCTTCTTCTACCTTTTTCCAAACCTGATTTTTATCTTCCCAATCGAAGCCTACGCCGCGGGCCTTTTCCTGAATGCGCGCTGCCTTAACCAAAGCTGGTAACGAAGATGGAACACCAGCCAGAACCGATTTGTTGCCTTCTTTTAGTTTAATCTGCTCCCAATTGCGTTTAACGTCTTCTTCGTTCTGCACTTCAACATCGCCATAAATATGTGGATGTCTGTTAACTAGTTTATCGCAAACCCCGTTTAAAACATCTGTTATGTTAAAATCATTGGTTTCGGAAGCAATTCTCGAATAAAAAACCAGATGCATCATTACATCGCCAAGTTCCTTTTTAATTTCGTCTAAGTCGCCCTCTAAAATGGCGTCGCTCAATTCATAAGTTTCCTCTATCGTTAAATGGCGCAGTGTTTCCATGGTCTGTTTTTTATCCCACGGACATTGTGTACGTAGTGTATCTAAAACAGTAAGCAAACGTGTAAAAGCATCAGCTGGATTATTGGCACTTGCAGGAATTGGATTGTTAGGCATGTTTTATGGTTGAGCTATATTTATCGAACGCTAAAGTACCAAACCCAAGCGATTAAGAAAAGCTGAAAGGGTATTCTGAACCATAAATATTTTGGTCCCGGCCCTGGCTTATGCAAATCTTCGTAATTGATGCGGTGTTTGGCAGCATAAATATTGGCAGGTAAAATGACAATGTAAAAAATAATTAGGGCTATCCCGGTAAAATATCTGGTATTTTCAATCGCCAGGCCGATAGCAAATAAGATTTCCAATACGCCTGTTAAAAGTACAATTTCTACTTTTTTAGGGATAAACAATGGAACCATAGCAGCCATACTGGTTTTAAACTTGAAATGCCCGATAGCTGTAAAAAGTAACATCACACCCATGGCGATATTGCCTGCAAAAATATTTCCTTTATCAAATGTGGTATGACCGCCAAAGGCTAATAGGGCAACATATACGATAAGTAATACAAATAAAGGTTTCATTTATTATAATTTTTACTTACTTGATCAAATTAAAGGCAATTAAAATCGTTGCTATAAATAAGATAACCAAGCCTGATAGAAAGACAAAATCGGCAACTTTTTCTAACTTTTGACTTGTGTTTCTTTCTCTTCTCATAGAGATAAAAGATAAGATGCAGCTGGTCATAAAAAACATTACGGCAGCTACGGCAAATTCATCAATGATGGAACCATCGGTAAGTGCGAGTTTTTTTAAAGAAGTAAGCACAATAAAGCAGATGCCCAACAGATTGGCAGAAGTGCTTAAAATATGAGGCGATCTATTTTCGGCCATACTAATCCTTTTCTTCTAATTTAATCTTTTTCGTAATCCGATAAACGCGTTTCTTTTTGTCGGGCTTATGCTCTTCGCCCATTAAAATGCCCCAAGGTTTTAAATTATCCACTCTATCGAAGATTATTTTTAATATGGCCAGATAAGGTATACATAAAAACATGCCCGATATTCCCCAGATCATTTCACCAACTACAATACCAATAAAGGCAAAAAGCGCATTAATTTTTACTTTCGAACCCACTACCAGTGGCATCAGCACATTTCCATCTATCGCATGTACACCGACAAAGGCAATCAAAACCAAAAGCACTTTGCCTGCACCAGCTGTTGCAAAGGTGATTAAACAGCTTACCAGTAAAGCAAAAAATATCCCCAAATAAGGTACCACATTAAAAATACCAGCCACCAGGCCTAACAAAACAGCATATTTAACACCTAAGAGACTTAGTACGGTAATCATTAATACTGTAACAATAAGCATCTGCAGAAATAAACCAATGATGTATTTTTTAATGATGTATTGAATCTGACTAACGATTTCTGAAACCTTTTCTTTATGTTCTTCTTTAAAAACAGCCGTTAAGAAAGTGAATAAAACACGGCGGTAATTTAAAATGAAGAAGGTAAACAAAAGCGTGAAACCCAAAAATAATAGGGTAGAAGATAGTGTGGCCAAGGTGGTAGCAACAATAGCAGCACTGGTAGCCAAAGCTTTTTCGGTACTATCATTTAAATAATCGAGTTGTTTCTGAGAATTTACACCGAAAGTGTGCGAAATCCATTTCTGCAGTTCATGGTACGAAACATTGGCTTTCTCTTTAAGCAAAGGCCAATCGGCCCATAAATCGCTCAACTGATTGCCAAAAAAATAGATAATTCCGCCAATTACAGCGATCATTAGCACTACTGAAACAAGAGTAGACAAACTTCGTTTAAACTTAAATCTCTGCTCTAAAAAATTGCCCACAGGCAACAATAAAATTGCCATTAAAAAGGAGAAAAGCAGCGGTGCCAACAGCGATTGTCCTAAAATGGCGATGTAGGTTAAGCTTATTAAACAGAAAAGAACCAGGGCAAGCTTGGGTAGGAACGATAATTTGTCTTTCATATAATTTTAAATCCTGTTTAATACAAAATGCCCGATTAATTATTTCACCAATCGGGCATTTAAATATAAGAGATTATTTTTAATAGATACTTGCTTTGTCTAAAAGTGAAATATCTTCTGGCGATAATTTCAAATTCGCCGCATCCGTAAAAGATTTTAACTGGCTTAAATCGGTAACGCTTGCAATTGGCGCTGTAATTGAAGGATGATAAATTAACCAGGCAAGGGCTATCGAAGCAGGCTCAACATGGTGTTTTTCAGCAACCTCATCCAATGCCGCTAAAATTTTAAAGCCACGTTCGTTCAGGAATTTTTTAATGCCTCCGCCACGCTGGCTTTTATTCAAATCATCTTCGCTGCGGTATTTTCCTGTTAAAAAACCACTGGCTAATGAATAATAGGTTACTACACCCAAGCCATAATCCAGGCAGATTTTTTCGTGTTCCTGCTCAAAGTTTTCTCTATCGTAGAGGTTGTATCCTGGTTGGTAAACTTCGTAACGAGGTAAACTATGTTCAGTAGAATACACCAGCGATTCTTTTAACCGCTCAGCAGAAAAGTTTGATGCACCGATCCACCGTACTTTGCCTGCTTTAATTAAAGTTTCGTAAGCACTTAAGGTTTCCTCAACCGGGGTATTTTCATCATCGTAATGAGAGAAATAGAGGTCGATATAATCTGTTTGCAAGCGTGATAATGAATGTTCTACTTCGTTTATGATGTAATCCTTCTTTAAAGATTTACCCTGGCCCATATCAGAACCGACCTTTGTTGCAATAATTACGTCGTGGCGTTTGTTGTGTTGTTTGAGCCAATTGCCTATGATTGTTTCTGATTCTCCACCTTTATTTCCGGGTGCCCAACGCGAATATACATCGGCAGTATCGATAAAGTTAAATCCATTTTCTACAAACTGGTTTAATATTTCAAACGATTTTTGTTCATCGATTGTCCAGCCAAATACGTTTCCTCCGAATACAATGGGTGCAATATTTAAATCGGTTTTTCCTAAAATTCTTTTTTCCATGATACGAATGTTAATCTTAAACTAACAAATCTTGGAGCCTGCGGTTTTTGTGGGCGGTCGAAATTATGTCAAAATGAGATGAGGAAGGTTTTTTGGAAAGCAATTAACAGCCTCTTTTATTGTTATTCCTGTGTTACGCTATAGCTCCGTAGAAAAAACGGAGGCTGCCGCTGCACCCAGGTTTAGGTACTTCTGCATTGCTGCTATTTACGTTTTCCTGCAAATTGCCTAAAAACCTTTCCGCCCTCAACCTTTTAACCTTCAGCCTTGGTGGCCCTAAGCATTTCCCTTTTCCCTGGAGCACCAGATAATTTTTCGATGGTAAATCCGCAGGCTTTAACGGCTCTTTTCAGCTTTCCGGTAATGGCGTAGGTAACAAAAGTTCCGCCTGATTTTAAGAAACTGCAGGCATGTCCAATAATTTCATCACTCCACATTTCGGGCTGGTGCTGCACAGAAAAGGCATCGTAATAAATCACATCAAATTTTTGGTCGCTTTGGTATTCGGCCAAGGTAGTATGCGCAATTTCTAAGGTGCAAAGCGATGTTAATTTTTGAGGTGTTTTTAACGCTTCAGGGTAATTTGAGGTAAAATCGGCCCATATTATTGCGGGAACATAGGCAGCGTAACCTGTTTGCTCAATTAGATCTGTAGTAAGCGGAAAGGCTTCGATACTGGTATAGTTAAGTTTAATGTTATTTGCCGCACAATATTCGAAACTTAAAATAAAGTTCAATCCGGTGCCGAAACCAACTTCCAAAATGGAAACTTCAGTTAAATTAGTGGAGGCGAATTTTAATCCTGCATCAATAAATACGTGTTTGCTTTCCTGTAATGCGCCATGTTTACTGTGGTAGTGTTCGCCTATAGTTTCATTATAAAGTGTATTCGAACCATCAGCAGTAGGCGTTATAATATTCATGAGCTAGGATTTTAAAAAGGATTCTTGGATTTCAAGATCATGGTGCAAATATAGATATAGGATTAATATGATTTTTGGATTAGCTAGGATTTTAAGGATTCTTGGATTTCAAGATCATGGTGTAGGTGTAAATACAATATTTAAACGATTTCTGGATTTCAGGATAAATTAGCCAGAGATAGGAGGTGAAGTTAATCCGCTTTAGTCTTATTACTTCCAACCCCTGACTTTTCTCTTTGTCCTTTCAGCTTTAATCTTCAAATTTCACACCTCCGTTCCCAGGCTTTCCGACCTTTATCACCACCTTACCTAAACTCACGTAAGTTTTGCTTAGCTAATTAATCCTCGGACCCCGGGCGTCCGGCCTCTGACTTTTTCTCTTTCAGCTTTAATCTTTTGTTGTTAGCTTTGATCTCACCTAAACCCTAAACCCTAAACCCTAAACCCTAAAAATGGATATCGAATCTTTCAGAGAATATTGTTTGAATTTACCTGGTACAACCGAGGGAATGAAATGGGGACATTTATGCTTTATGATTGAAGAAAAAATGTATTTCATTATCGCTATTGATGAAGATAACAGTTTTTCTATAAAGTGTGATCCCGAAGAGTTTGACGCATTAACGGCCAGAGATGGAATACAACAGGCCCACCATATGGCTAAACGACAATGGATCCGTGTCGATAACCTGGAGGTGTTTAACGAAACAGAACTGAAAAAAAGAGTGGCCGATTCGAGGGCGATGGTTTTAGCTAAATTACCTAAGAAAACACAGGCGAAGTACGCTTAAATTTTAGAATATCTTCAATGCAATGTCCTATACAAGTTTCTTTAAGGCCATAATGTAGCCGATGTGCATACCCTCATGGAAAGGGATAAAGTTTATTGCATCTTCTATCGAGTTTAATTTCATGCCATAACGTTTATCCCAAGGATCGAACTTTAGAAAAATACCATTAGCATAATCAGTGGCTAAACGATCCAAACTGTTTAAGAGTGCATCGGAAATAGAATTAATCTCTTCCTGTCCAATAAACTTTTCAGGCTTTGTCCCGCTTAAAAACGGTGAAAAGTGCTCGTCTTTAACAGTTATCGCTAAGCCCGATCTTATATAACACATATTTTGTTGCGCTGCAGTTAAATGCGCAATATTCCAAATAATATTATTGTTAAAACCTGCTGGAATTTTGTTTAATTGCTCGATGCTCAAATCTTTTACCAGTTCTGAAATAAAAATTCTGGTGTTTTTAATCTGGGCGATGGTAGCAAGTGTGTCAGTCATTTAATTATTTTATCGACAGTAACTTACTGCTCATTTTTAGTTTCCTCTTTTGTTTCCTTCTTTTGTGTATCGTCTTTTTTTATGCCTTTATCAGCATTCAGTTCTTTCGACTTCATGATATTAAAACGGTACATGTCTTCAATGCCTACCAGTTTTCTGGTACACTTTTCAATATCGGTTCCTTCTTGCCATAAATATGGACGGAAACTATAAGTCTTGGTGCCATCTAAATTCGCAATAAACTGGTCCCAATTGCTCCAACGTAAACCTTTGTAAAATTTAGAAAGATCGCTATCAAAACAGAAAACAAGAAACTCACCATATCCCGCACCAAGTGGTTGCCATGTTAAGGAATTTGGCTCCAGGTAATACACGTTTTTAATGTCTTTACCCAAGCCGCCATAATTGATGGCAAAGAAACCACCTACAGCGTCATCAGCAATTAACAGATACGGGATGTTATCGCCATATTCTTTTATGGTTTTGCCTTTGTTCCATTCGGCAACATTTCGGCTCAATCGTTCACTGCCCGAGCCTAAGATTCTAATCCAGCCATTATCAACCATAATGCCGCCGGTATTGTAAATTACCGAACCAAGTGTAGCATAGGTAGTCATTTGTGAGTGGTATAAAACTTCTTTTGCTTTTGCAGAATCTACTGGTAAAATCTCCACCTTATTTTTGGCAGAATCGATCCACTTTTTTACCAACGGCCAGGCCGGATCGGTTTTATTTACCAATGCTTCGAGACTGATTAACTTATTCTCTTGAGCAAAGGTTATTGAAGAGAATAAAGTTAAACTTAGGATAAGAATTGTTTTGAATGCGCTTCTCATGAAAAAGGGGCTTATGTTTTTCCAAAGATAGAATGATAATTAAGAATTGTTGAAAGGAGTGGGATAATTTTTGATTAATCGTGCAGTAGGATGTTGCCATCCGCCTGATTCTTTCTATATAAAATTGATTAATTCGATGAATTGAATTGAATTGATAATTCAGCCAGTGTCAGATGGTAACATCCGACACCACGCATATTTGGATTAGATATTGAGTTGATTATTGGTTCGTGGAGACACAAACCAAGGCGGTGAATAATCGTGCAGTCGGATGTTGCCATCCGACTGATTTATTCAACATCTAAAAAGAATTGATTAATTCGATGAATTGATAATTTCAGCCAGTGTCAGATGGTAATATCTGACACCACGCCTAATTTTTGATTCTTTTGGATGAATACAATCACCTATAATCGTGCAATTGGATGTTACGATCTGACTGAATCGTTCAATATCTATAGAAACTTGATTGATCCGCAAAATTGAATTGATAATTTCGGCCAGCGTCAGATGGTAACATCTGACGCCACGCTAATAAAACAAAACGCCCCAATTAAATCGGGGCGCTTTGCATTATAGGGATGATATAAAATAACTGAGTTTAAACAATTGAGTGGAAAACCTTACACCATCTACCTTCCAGCCCTCCACCTTCCAACTACCACATTCTAATTCTGTCTTCTGGTTTTTTGTATAATTTATCGCCAGGTTTAACATCAAAAGCATTGTACCATGCATCCATATTTACAGGTGCACCGATAGTACGGTACGGGCCTGGAGAATGTGGATCGGTTTTAATTAATTGAGCGGCGCTTTCTGGTAAAATATTACCTCTCCACACCTGCGCCCAGGCAAGGAAGAAACGCTGATCTGGTGTAAAACCATCAATTTTTTCATTGCTTTGACCTTGCTTAGTCATTTTAAAAGCAGTATAAGCAGCATTTAAGCCT from Flavobacterium sp. W4I14 includes these protein-coding regions:
- a CDS encoding putative membrane protein (product_source=COG4270; cog=COG4270; superfamily=53092; transmembrane_helix_parts=Outside_1_3,TMhelix_4_21,Inside_22_27,TMhelix_28_47,Outside_48_66,TMhelix_67_84,Inside_85_88,TMhelix_89_108,Outside_109_127,TMhelix_128_146,Inside_147_149) — translated: MKPLFVLLIVYVALLAFGGHTTFDKGNIFAGNIAMGVMLLFTAIGHFKFKTSMAAMVPLFIPKKVEIVLLTGVLEILFAIGLAIENTRYFTGIALIIFYIVILPANIYAAKHRINYEDLHKPGPGPKYLWFRIPFQLFLIAWVWYFSVR
- a CDS encoding SEC-C motif-containing protein (product_source=KO:K09858; cog=COG3012; ko=KO:K09858; pfam=PF02810,PF17775; superfamily=103642,54427); amino-acid sequence: MDLINCPCGSGVAFSHCCQPYHLKVKAVPTAEALMRSRYSAFVVADAAYLYDTTHSSKRKGHSKSAYLSSAKNTKWLKLEIVFSDFDVVEFKAYYLNKKFQTEVLHEKSNFRLEDGQWYYVDGEFMNKNEIAKFIQNLRFHSQN
- a CDS encoding putative DNA-binding protein (MmcQ/YjbR family) (product_source=COG2315; cath_funfam=3.30.1460.30; cog=COG2315; pfam=PF04237; superfamily=142906); this encodes MDIESFREYCLNLPGTTEGMKWGHLCFMIEEKMYFIIAIDEDNSFSIKCDPEEFDALTARDGIQQAHHMAKRQWIRVDNLEVFNETELKKRVADSRAMVLAKLPKKTQAKYA
- a CDS encoding putative membrane channel-forming protein YqfA (hemolysin III family) (product_source=COG1272; cath_funfam=1.20.1110.10; cog=COG1272; superfamily=55464; transmembrane_helix_parts=Inside_1_6,TMhelix_7_26,Outside_27_40,TMhelix_41_60,Inside_61_72,TMhelix_73_95,Outside_96_98), giving the protein MAENRSPHILSTSANLLGICFIVLTSLKKLALTDGSIIDEFAVAAVMFFMTSCILSFISMRRERNTSQKLEKVADFVFLSGLVILFIATILIAFNLIK
- a CDS encoding tRNA U34 5-methylaminomethyl-2-thiouridine-forming methyltransferase MnmC (product_source=COG4121; cath_funfam=3.40.50.150; cog=COG4121; pfam=PF05430; superfamily=53335) translates to MNIITPTADGSNTLYNETIGEHYHSKHGALQESKHVFIDAGLKFASTNLTEVSILEVGFGTGLNFILSFEYCAANNIKLNYTSIEAFPLTTDLIEQTGYAAYVPAIIWADFTSNYPEALKTPQKLTSLCTLEIAHTTLAEYQSDQKFDVIYYDAFSVQHQPEMWSDEIIGHACSFLKSGGTFVTYAITGKLKRAVKACGFTIEKLSGAPGKREMLRATKAEG
- a CDS encoding hypothetical protein (product_source=Hypo-rule applied; cath_funfam=3.30.310.50; cleavage_site_network=SignalP-noTM; pfam=PF10946; superfamily=56837): MRSAFKTILILSLTLFSSITFAQENKLISLEALVNKTDPAWPLVKKWIDSAKNKVEILPVDSAKAKEVLYHSQMTTYATLGSVIYNTGGIMVDNGWIRILGSGSERLSRNVAEWNKGKTIKEYGDNIPYLLIADDAVGGFFAINYGGLGKDIKNVYYLEPNSLTWQPLGAGYGEFLVFCFDSDLSKFYKGLRWSNWDQFIANLDGTKTYSFRPYLWQEGTDIEKCTRKLVGIEDMYRFNIMKSKELNADKGIKKDDTQKKETKEETKNEQ
- a CDS encoding XTP/dITP diphosphohydrolase (product_source=KO:K02428; cath_funfam=1.10.3420.10; cog=COG3956; ko=KO:K02428; pfam=PF03819; superfamily=101386; tigrfam=TIGR00444) codes for the protein MPNNPIPASANNPADAFTRLLTVLDTLRTQCPWDKKQTMETLRHLTIEETYELSDAILEGDLDEIKKELGDVMMHLVFYSRIASETNDFNITDVLNGVCDKLVNRHPHIYGDVEVQNEEDVKRNWEQIKLKEGNKSVLAGVPSSLPALVKAARIQEKARGVGFDWEDKNQVWKKVEEELQEFKTEFNVADNTAIDIEKAESEFGDVLFSLINYARFININPENALEKTNKKFIKRFQYLETKAKENGKALADMTLAEMDVYWNEAKKI
- a CDS encoding aryl-alcohol dehydrogenase-like predicted oxidoreductase (product_source=COG0667; cath_funfam=3.20.20.100; cog=COG0667; pfam=PF00248; superfamily=51430) codes for the protein MEKRILGKTDLNIAPIVFGGNVFGWTIDEQKSFEILNQFVENGFNFIDTADVYSRWAPGNKGGESETIIGNWLKQHNKRHDVIIATKVGSDMGQGKSLKKDYIINEVEHSLSRLQTDYIDLYFSHYDDENTPVEETLSAYETLIKAGKVRWIGASNFSAERLKESLVYSTEHSLPRYEVYQPGYNLYDRENFEQEHEKICLDYGLGVVTYYSLASGFLTGKYRSEDDLNKSQRGGGIKKFLNERGFKILAALDEVAEKHHVEPASIALAWLIYHPSITAPIASVTDLSQLKSFTDAANLKLSPEDISLLDKASIY
- a CDS encoding hypothetical protein (product_source=Hypo-rule applied; cath_funfam=1.20.120.450; pfam=PF12867; superfamily=109854), translated to MTDTLATIAQIKNTRIFISELVKDLSIEQLNKIPAGFNNNIIWNIAHLTAAQQNMCYIRSGLAITVKDEHFSPFLSGTKPEKFIGQEEINSISDALLNSLDRLATDYANGIFLKFDPWDKRYGMKLNSIEDAINFIPFHEGMHIGYIMALKKLV
- a CDS encoding putative permease (product_source=KO:K03548; cog=COG0628; ko=KO:K03548; pfam=PF01594; transmembrane_helix_parts=Inside_1_6,TMhelix_7_26,Outside_27_29,TMhelix_30_52,Inside_53_60,TMhelix_61_83,Outside_84_143,TMhelix_144_166,Inside_167_201,TMhelix_202_224,Outside_225_233,TMhelix_234_256,Inside_257_267,TMhelix_268_290,Outside_291_304,TMhelix_305_327,Inside_328_369); its protein translation is MKDKLSFLPKLALVLFCLISLTYIAILGQSLLAPLLFSFLMAILLLPVGNFLEQRFKFKRSLSTLVSVVLMIAVIGGIIYFFGNQLSDLWADWPLLKEKANVSYHELQKWISHTFGVNSQKQLDYLNDSTEKALATSAAIVATTLATLSSTLLFLGFTLLFTFFILNYRRVLFTFLTAVFKEEHKEKVSEIVSQIQYIIKKYIIGLFLQMLIVTVLMITVLSLLGVKYAVLLGLVAGIFNVVPYLGIFFALLVSCLITFATAGAGKVLLVLIAFVGVHAIDGNVLMPLVVGSKVKINALFAFIGIVVGEMIWGISGMFLCIPYLAILKIIFDRVDNLKPWGILMGEEHKPDKKKRVYRITKKIKLEEKD